A part of Limihaloglobus sulfuriphilus genomic DNA contains:
- a CDS encoding zinc-dependent alcohol dehydrogenase yields MKAMRLTGIRQMEMLETPDPQIVDDTDVLIRMKVVGICGSDVHYYTTGRIGDQVCEYPYTVGHESAGVVEAVGPAVTSVKPGDRIAVEPAVSCGKCDQCLSHRSHTCRNLKFLGCPGQIEGCLSEYIVMPQECCYKIPDDMTLDQAAVSEPLSIGFYAVKQSIDIKCKTAAILGAGPIGLSVLLAAKYMEAGKIYMTDKIDARVDTALQNGADWAGNPDSQNIVKEISQAEPLLLDCVFECCGEQEAIDQAVELLKPGGKLMFVGIPEVDRISFDISKIRRKEICIQNVRRQNECVQETLDMIHSGKVSADFMVTHRFDFADSKKGFDMVDNYEDGVIKAMIDL; encoded by the coding sequence ATGAAAGCAATGCGGCTTACCGGAATACGTCAGATGGAGATGCTTGAGACTCCAGACCCGCAAATCGTTGATGACACAGACGTGCTTATACGCATGAAGGTCGTTGGAATCTGCGGCAGTGATGTTCATTACTACACTACCGGCAGAATAGGCGATCAGGTATGCGAATATCCCTACACCGTCGGCCACGAAAGCGCTGGGGTCGTCGAAGCTGTCGGGCCTGCTGTGACGTCGGTAAAGCCCGGCGACAGAATAGCTGTTGAGCCGGCTGTCTCCTGCGGTAAGTGCGATCAGTGCCTCTCGCATCGCAGCCATACCTGCCGCAATCTCAAATTCCTCGGCTGTCCCGGCCAGATTGAGGGCTGCCTGAGCGAATACATTGTAATGCCGCAGGAGTGCTGCTATAAGATACCAGATGATATGACTCTTGATCAGGCTGCCGTTTCTGAGCCGCTCTCTATCGGTTTTTACGCGGTCAAACAGTCTATAGATATCAAGTGCAAAACCGCCGCTATTCTTGGCGCAGGGCCTATCGGTTTGAGCGTTCTTCTCGCAGCTAAATACATGGAAGCGGGCAAAATCTATATGACTGACAAAATTGATGCCAGAGTGGATACGGCACTCCAAAACGGAGCCGACTGGGCGGGCAACCCTGACTCTCAAAATATTGTAAAGGAAATATCCCAGGCAGAGCCGCTGCTGCTTGATTGTGTGTTTGAGTGCTGCGGAGAGCAGGAAGCTATTGACCAGGCGGTAGAGCTGCTCAAACCCGGCGGTAAACTGATGTTTGTTGGGATACCGGAAGTTGATCGGATTTCGTTCGATATCAGCAAAATCCGCCGCAAGGAGATATGTATTCAGAACGTACGCAGGCAGAACGAATGTGTGCAGGAAACACTGGATATGATTCATTCGGGCAAAGTCAGTGCAGATTTTATGGTAACACATCGGTTTGATTTTGCCGATTCGAAGAAAGGCTTCGACATGGTTGATAATTACGAGGACGGGGTTATAAAGGCGATGATTGATCTCTAA
- a CDS encoding FAD-binding oxidoreductase, with amino-acid sequence MRYNRITPEIAASLSEIVGENFVIYNDPERLEPYSHDEIPEKKYAAMPEAVVRPRTADEISRIMKLANEFRFPVTPRGAGSGLSGGAVPIHGGIVLHCDRMNEILELDKENMMLTVEPGVVANDINEFLKPHGLFYAGYPMSMETCYIGGNVAENAGGGKAVKYGVTGRYVLGLETVMPNGDIVWFGGKLIKDVTGYNMIQLMTGSEGTLGIFSKIVLKLIPLPRYQVDLLCLFKSSQEAINIVPRIITGTGIIPTGIEFMDRTACREACEYLNESIPYQDSGAMVIITVDGASRENVESEYETLGEMCMENGAIEVYVADNVTTSERIWKVRRNIGEAYNVISRRQSGEDIVVPPAAMAQMVEKLSQLAQNFGVMIPCFGHAGDGNLHARIVSDPKWSDEKWHQVLPEILERLYKLTSELGGSISGEHGIGHKRKNYMPMFVSDEYLNILKSIKKSLDPNFILNPGKIFDSL; translated from the coding sequence ATGAGATACAACAGAATAACACCCGAAATCGCGGCAAGTTTGTCAGAAATTGTCGGCGAGAACTTCGTTATATACAATGACCCTGAGCGGCTTGAGCCCTATTCCCATGACGAGATACCCGAAAAGAAATACGCCGCTATGCCAGAGGCTGTTGTAAGGCCGCGGACAGCAGACGAGATATCACGTATTATGAAACTTGCCAATGAATTCAGATTTCCTGTAACACCTCGCGGCGCAGGTTCAGGCCTCTCTGGCGGTGCAGTCCCGATTCACGGCGGTATAGTTCTTCACTGCGACCGTATGAACGAAATACTTGAGCTCGACAAAGAAAACATGATGCTGACCGTTGAGCCCGGAGTGGTTGCCAATGATATCAACGAGTTTCTAAAACCTCACGGGCTGTTTTATGCCGGCTATCCAATGAGCATGGAAACATGCTATATCGGCGGCAATGTAGCTGAAAACGCCGGCGGCGGCAAGGCCGTCAAATACGGCGTTACCGGCCGATATGTGCTGGGGCTTGAGACGGTTATGCCAAACGGCGATATTGTTTGGTTTGGAGGCAAACTGATCAAGGATGTTACCGGCTATAACATGATACAGCTTATGACCGGTTCTGAAGGCACGCTTGGAATTTTTTCCAAGATTGTCCTTAAACTCATTCCTCTGCCCAGATATCAGGTTGATCTGCTTTGTCTGTTCAAAAGCTCTCAGGAAGCGATAAACATTGTCCCCAGGATTATTACCGGCACGGGCATAATTCCTACCGGCATTGAATTTATGGACAGAACCGCCTGCCGCGAGGCGTGTGAATATCTCAACGAGAGCATTCCATACCAGGATTCCGGTGCAATGGTGATTATCACTGTTGACGGGGCTTCCAGGGAAAATGTTGAGAGTGAGTATGAGACGCTTGGTGAAATGTGCATGGAAAATGGGGCGATTGAAGTGTATGTGGCGGATAATGTTACAACTTCAGAGCGTATCTGGAAAGTACGGCGTAATATCGGCGAGGCATACAACGTTATCAGCCGCCGCCAAAGCGGTGAGGATATTGTCGTTCCGCCGGCGGCAATGGCTCAGATGGTAGAGAAACTTTCTCAGCTTGCACAAAATTTCGGCGTTATGATACCGTGTTTCGGCCATGCCGGCGACGGCAACCTTCACGCCAGGATTGTCTCCGATCCGAAATGGAGCGACGAAAAATGGCACCAGGTACTGCCTGAAATTTTAGAACGGCTGTACAAACTGACCAGCGAGCTTGGCGGAAGTATATCAGGAGAGCACGGCATAGGGCATAAACGTAAAAATTATATGCCGATGTTCGTTTCTGATGAATATCTAAATATACTTAAAAGTATAAAAAAGTCTCTTGACCCGAATTTTATTTTGAATCCGGGCAAAATATTTGATAGTTTGTGA
- a CDS encoding electron transfer flavoprotein subunit alpha/FixB family protein — translation MDKLLEYKDIWILAQQKEGRLERISFELITRGRELADQRGCRLCAMLFGGDITDDELHRLGRCGLDLAAVCRDERLKDFNVEPYARVMDVVISKYRPEVIIAGATSTGRTLMPYAAIKANTGLTADCTGLAIDPESGGLHQTRPAIGGNIMATIKTPAHRPQMATVRPHSTKPAQPAQKSKMLIEDILPEDQWFTTGVEYLGFESSGDQVSLADSDRVVVVGRGIKKADNLPMIYELADALDAAVGATRDVVDRGWLSYPHQIGLSGITISPKLYIGIGVSGAIQHLAGMQTAETIIAINSDPEAQIFKIADFGIVGDLFEVVPALTQQIRSGGVVD, via the coding sequence ATGGATAAACTGCTTGAATATAAAGATATATGGATACTGGCCCAGCAGAAAGAGGGCAGGCTTGAGCGGATATCGTTTGAGCTGATAACCCGCGGCAGAGAACTGGCGGATCAGAGGGGTTGCCGGCTTTGCGCGATGCTTTTTGGCGGAGATATAACAGATGATGAGCTTCACCGGCTCGGCAGATGCGGATTGGATTTGGCGGCGGTATGCAGAGATGAACGGCTGAAAGATTTCAATGTTGAGCCTTACGCAAGGGTTATGGATGTTGTAATAAGCAAATACAGGCCCGAGGTCATCATAGCCGGCGCGACATCTACCGGCAGAACACTGATGCCGTATGCCGCGATAAAGGCTAATACCGGCCTGACAGCCGATTGTACAGGCCTGGCAATCGACCCCGAGAGCGGCGGGCTTCACCAGACCAGGCCGGCAATCGGGGGCAACATAATGGCTACCATCAAAACGCCGGCGCATCGGCCCCAGATGGCAACTGTCCGTCCACATTCAACAAAGCCCGCACAGCCGGCCCAAAAATCCAAAATGCTGATTGAAGATATCCTGCCCGAAGATCAATGGTTTACAACAGGCGTTGAGTATCTCGGTTTTGAGTCAAGCGGCGATCAGGTTTCACTGGCGGATTCTGACAGGGTGGTCGTTGTTGGACGCGGCATAAAAAAAGCTGATAACCTCCCTATGATTTACGAATTAGCAGATGCCCTTGACGCGGCTGTCGGCGCGACACGGGATGTTGTTGACCGCGGCTGGCTTTCATACCCTCACCAGATTGGCCTAAGCGGAATCACCATAAGCCCGAAACTGTATATAGGAATCGGTGTCAGCGGCGCAATCCAGCACCTTGCCGGAATGCAGACCGCAGAGACCATTATCGCTATAAACAGCGATCCTGAAGCGCAGATTTTTAAAATCGCGGATTTCGGGATTGTCGGAGATTTGTTTGAAGTTGTTCCTGCTTTAACACAGCAAATACGCAGTGGAGGTGTAGTTGACTGA
- a CDS encoding electron transfer flavoprotein subunit beta/FixA family protein: MNIIVPIKQVPDIRNVRMDEKTGTVIREGVEAIVNPLDLYAIETAIRLAGSCGAKTIALSMGPAKAADALREAVSMGIDEAVLLSDKCFAGSDTWATSYVLSEAVKRIGSYTIIICGERAVDGDTGQVGPGIAAWLDIPVLTYLSKVSINEGSCTVRRLIEDGYESLSCSMPCVLTVVKEIAEPGLPTLRGKKRAKNLDIPTWTAEYLGIKPESVGLKGSPTRVVKIDRPKVSRQCRIEKPRSETKTAAAVKALAEKLRETA; the protein is encoded by the coding sequence ATGAATATAATTGTACCAATAAAACAGGTTCCCGACATTCGCAATGTCCGCATGGACGAGAAGACAGGCACAGTTATACGCGAAGGTGTAGAAGCGATTGTCAATCCGCTGGATTTGTATGCGATAGAAACGGCGATCCGGCTTGCCGGTTCTTGCGGCGCAAAGACTATAGCGTTGTCTATGGGGCCGGCAAAAGCCGCGGATGCACTGCGGGAAGCGGTTTCGATGGGTATCGATGAGGCTGTACTGCTCAGCGATAAATGCTTTGCCGGCTCTGATACCTGGGCGACCAGCTATGTTCTGTCAGAGGCGGTAAAACGTATAGGTTCTTATACCATAATTATTTGCGGCGAGAGGGCGGTTGACGGCGACACCGGCCAGGTGGGCCCGGGGATCGCCGCGTGGCTGGATATTCCGGTTTTGACCTATCTTAGCAAGGTCTCCATCAACGAAGGCAGCTGCACTGTCCGGCGGCTAATAGAAGACGGCTACGAGAGTTTGTCATGTAGTATGCCGTGTGTTCTGACGGTCGTTAAAGAAATCGCAGAGCCCGGACTGCCGACACTTCGGGGCAAAAAACGCGCTAAAAATCTCGATATTCCAACCTGGACTGCCGAATATTTGGGTATAAAACCTGAATCTGTCGGACTCAAGGGCTCGCCGACGCGTGTTGTCAAGATTGACCGCCCCAAAGTCTCGCGGCAATGCAGGATCGAGAAACCCCGCAGCGAAACCAAAACTGCGGCGGCTGTTAAGGCTTTGGCGGAAAAGCTCAGGGAGACTGCCTAA
- a CDS encoding sensor histidine kinase has translation MSHSIINSSTIKDHLCKLITESTANFLVICDESGNIIESNIAAQEIVSRSITDMNITDIFTSDIKLDDYLSSGRKHLLTLKSGSANAVSMYFSFHKISNSIAVFGEIDLQDSRNFEKCLIETNRELANVSRQLNKSNAQLKKLNDLKNSFLGMAAHDLRNPIGAIRIFSELLLKDAAKKSLDSDFIYKLNTIGSQCDFMLRLLNDLLDFSVIESGKMQLKMEDVNPAEFIEYVASLSKLGADKKNITLKVNLPESVKNISFDSQKIQQVLINLITNALKFSYSETTITISLEETNDGIVFSVSDQGQGIPQEELGCIFEAFKKASVKNTSGEKSTGLGLAIAQKIVLAHKGKMWVESKVGQGSTFFVFLPN, from the coding sequence ATGAGCCATTCCATAATAAACAGCTCTACAATAAAAGACCATCTTTGTAAACTTATAACGGAGTCAACAGCAAATTTCTTAGTTATTTGCGATGAATCCGGCAATATAATTGAATCAAACATAGCAGCTCAGGAAATTGTCAGCCGCAGTATAACAGATATGAATATCACAGATATCTTTACCAGTGATATCAAACTTGATGACTATCTCAGCAGCGGCCGCAAACATCTTCTTACATTAAAATCTGGCTCAGCGAACGCAGTTTCTATGTATTTTTCTTTTCATAAAATCAGTAATAGCATTGCAGTTTTTGGTGAAATAGATTTGCAGGATAGCAGGAATTTTGAAAAATGTCTGATTGAAACAAATCGTGAATTAGCTAATGTAAGCAGGCAGCTTAATAAATCAAACGCCCAGCTGAAAAAGTTAAACGACTTAAAAAACAGTTTTCTTGGTATGGCTGCACACGACCTCAGAAATCCTATAGGTGCGATTCGCATATTCAGTGAATTGCTGTTGAAGGATGCCGCGAAAAAATCACTTGATTCGGATTTTATTTATAAACTCAACACTATAGGCTCTCAGTGTGATTTTATGCTCAGGCTGCTCAATGATTTACTCGATTTTTCAGTAATAGAATCCGGGAAAATGCAGCTGAAGATGGAAGATGTAAATCCTGCTGAATTTATTGAGTATGTTGCCTCATTAAGCAAACTGGGAGCTGATAAAAAGAATATTACTCTAAAGGTTAATCTGCCGGAATCTGTAAAGAATATATCTTTTGACTCACAAAAAATACAGCAGGTATTGATCAATCTAATTACCAATGCCTTAAAATTTTCGTATTCTGAAACAACAATAACGATATCTCTTGAAGAGACCAATGACGGAATTGTCTTTTCAGTTAGCGACCAGGGCCAAGGTATCCCCCAGGAAGAATTGGGCTGCATATTCGAGGCTTTTAAAAAAGCCAGTGTTAAAAACACCTCTGGTGAAAAAAGCACCGGCCTTGGTCTGGCAATAGCACAGAAAATTGTCCTGGCACATAAAGGAAAGATGTGGGTTGAAAGCAAGGTCGGCCAGGGAAGCACTTTCTTTGTCTTTTTGCCAAATTGA
- a CDS encoding cobalamin B12-binding domain-containing protein: protein MLSSLYDSYLSDLISGNKKGCTEIVERLIEHETPVYELYTGLFQRSMYEVGQLWQNNQISVAVEHMATAVTEGLLNLVYPIIFSADHIDRSAIVCCTPNEYHQLGAKMAADIFELNGWDSYFLGANTPTHDLLCMIEEKKPDLLGLSVSLYFSIPYLIETIEVVSASFPNQEIVVGGQAFSWGGKEKLSGHPQVNIIDSIITLETVTKEY, encoded by the coding sequence ATGCTTTCAAGTCTTTATGATAGTTATCTTTCTGACCTGATTTCAGGAAATAAAAAAGGCTGCACTGAAATTGTCGAAAGACTTATTGAGCACGAAACACCCGTGTATGAATTATATACGGGCCTCTTTCAACGGAGTATGTATGAAGTCGGGCAGTTGTGGCAGAACAATCAGATATCTGTTGCTGTTGAGCATATGGCAACTGCCGTAACCGAAGGGCTGCTGAATCTTGTATATCCAATCATTTTTTCAGCCGACCATATTGACAGAAGTGCTATTGTATGCTGCACGCCTAATGAATATCATCAGCTTGGAGCAAAAATGGCAGCCGATATTTTTGAACTCAACGGCTGGGACAGTTATTTTCTGGGTGCTAATACCCCTACTCATGACCTTCTCTGTATGATTGAAGAGAAAAAACCAGATTTACTTGGGTTGTCCGTAAGTTTGTACTTCAGTATTCCGTATTTAATAGAAACGATTGAGGTAGTTTCCGCGTCTTTTCCAAATCAGGAAATTGTTGTTGGAGGCCAGGCTTTTTCATGGGGAGGCAAAGAGAAACTTTCGGGGCATCCGCAGGTGAATATTATCGACTCAATTATTACTCTCGAAACAGTGACCAAAGAGTATTAA
- the infC gene encoding translation initiation factor IF-3: MSKQELRVNRAIRSKKVRLIDQDNQQIGVVDIREAMFMASDAGLDLVEVSPNVEPPVCRIMDYGKWLYQQKRKAKQNQKSHHSTTQKELRLGPEIGENDKNVKVGHARKFLEKGHKVQFTMRFRGREMMHVDQGRELMVSVIESLSDIAKPDKEPKLIGRRMIVVLTPAKK; the protein is encoded by the coding sequence ATTAGCAAGCAGGAATTACGAGTCAACAGGGCCATAAGGTCGAAAAAAGTTCGCCTTATAGACCAGGATAACCAGCAGATAGGTGTTGTTGACATCAGAGAGGCAATGTTTATGGCTTCAGATGCAGGTCTGGACCTGGTCGAAGTATCTCCAAACGTTGAACCTCCAGTGTGCAGGATAATGGATTATGGAAAGTGGCTTTATCAGCAAAAGCGCAAGGCCAAGCAGAATCAGAAAAGTCATCACTCAACCACACAGAAGGAACTGCGTTTAGGGCCTGAAATCGGTGAGAATGACAAGAATGTAAAGGTTGGCCATGCCCGTAAATTCCTTGAAAAAGGGCATAAGGTACAGTTTACCATGCGTTTTCGCGGCCGTGAGATGATGCACGTTGATCAGGGCAGGGAGCTTATGGTATCTGTTATTGAATCACTCTCAGATATCGCAAAACCTGACAAGGAGCCTAAGCTTATAGGACGCAGGATGATAGTCGTCCTGACACCTGCTAAAAAGTAG
- the thrS gene encoding threonine--tRNA ligase — MANVKLPDGKILEVADGATVLDAVKQIGPGLAKAALAAYIDGKMVDLSTPISGDCQMNVVTARDEAGLELMRHSCAHVMAEAICDLWPDAKLVYGPAVRDGFYYDIDLDTPITPEDFEKIEARMAEIAKADLPYKRVEMTRDEALAHVVGDRYKTDNINRADGDVMSFYSHGFGFEDLCRGPHVPSTSRIGTFKVMSVAGAYWHGDSTQKVLQRVYGTTWPDKKALNEYLTRIEEAKKRDHRVLGKQLDLFSFHEEGPGFAFLHPKGMVIWNAVIDFWKELHDEYDYAEIKTPIMLNEQLWHRSGHWDNYQENMYFTSVDDVDYAIKPMNCPGCCLVYKSNKHSYREFPIRMAELGLVHRFEASGALHGLVRVRQFTQDDAHVFCTPSQIESEVISIIDMIYAIYKAFGFEDFHVELSTKPEKHIGSDEIWEKSTNALRSALEHKQIDFKVNEGDGAFYGPKIDFHIEDCIGRSWQLGTIQLDFSMPQRFELEYTDSDNTEKTPVMLHRAILGSLERFMGILIEHYAGSMPPWLAPEHVRILPISDKTADYADKIRQQLKDAGIRSSVDKSPDKIGIKIAKGHAEKPPYMLVVGPKEAQENAVNVRIRGVKENKTIPVSQFIAILRDKIDSRSLETDFSI, encoded by the coding sequence ATGGCAAATGTAAAGTTACCAGACGGTAAAATACTCGAAGTGGCAGACGGGGCAACAGTCCTTGATGCTGTTAAACAGATCGGCCCCGGGCTGGCCAAGGCGGCGCTGGCGGCATACATCGATGGAAAGATGGTTGATTTGAGTACGCCCATAAGCGGCGACTGCCAGATGAACGTTGTCACAGCCCGTGACGAAGCGGGCCTCGAGCTTATGCGTCACAGCTGCGCGCATGTCATGGCGGAGGCTATATGCGACCTATGGCCTGATGCTAAATTAGTTTACGGGCCTGCCGTCCGTGATGGTTTCTATTATGATATTGACCTTGATACGCCGATTACTCCGGAGGATTTTGAGAAAATCGAAGCGAGAATGGCAGAAATCGCAAAGGCTGACCTGCCGTACAAACGAGTTGAGATGACCCGTGATGAAGCGCTGGCGCATGTCGTCGGCGACAGGTACAAAACTGACAACATCAATAGGGCGGATGGCGATGTTATGAGTTTCTATTCGCACGGCTTCGGTTTTGAGGATCTCTGCCGCGGCCCGCACGTGCCCTCAACCTCACGTATTGGGACGTTTAAGGTGATGAGTGTTGCCGGAGCGTACTGGCACGGCGATTCGACACAAAAAGTGCTTCAGCGTGTTTACGGCACAACATGGCCTGACAAAAAAGCCCTCAACGAATATCTTACAAGGATAGAAGAGGCCAAAAAACGCGACCACAGGGTGCTTGGCAAACAGCTTGATCTTTTCAGTTTTCACGAAGAAGGGCCGGGATTTGCTTTTCTGCATCCCAAGGGCATGGTAATATGGAATGCCGTGATCGATTTCTGGAAAGAGCTTCACGATGAGTATGACTATGCGGAAATAAAGACCCCGATAATGCTGAATGAGCAGCTCTGGCACCGCAGCGGGCACTGGGATAACTATCAGGAAAATATGTACTTTACCAGCGTTGACGATGTTGATTACGCCATCAAGCCGATGAACTGCCCGGGCTGCTGTCTGGTTTACAAGAGTAATAAGCACTCTTACCGTGAATTCCCAATCCGCATGGCTGAGCTGGGGCTTGTGCACCGTTTCGAGGCCAGCGGAGCTCTGCACGGGCTTGTGCGTGTTCGCCAGTTTACCCAGGATGATGCCCATGTTTTCTGTACTCCCTCTCAGATAGAGAGCGAAGTAATAAGCATAATCGATATGATTTACGCAATTTACAAGGCATTTGGGTTTGAAGATTTTCACGTTGAACTCTCGACAAAACCCGAAAAACATATCGGCTCAGATGAGATATGGGAAAAATCTACTAACGCCCTTAGATCCGCTCTTGAGCATAAGCAGATAGATTTCAAAGTCAACGAGGGCGACGGCGCATTCTACGGCCCCAAGATTGATTTTCATATTGAAGACTGCATTGGCAGGAGCTGGCAGCTGGGAACTATACAGCTTGACTTCTCCATGCCGCAGCGGTTCGAGCTGGAGTACACAGATTCGGACAATACCGAGAAGACGCCCGTCATGCTCCACAGGGCGATACTCGGCTCACTTGAGCGGTTTATGGGTATCCTGATTGAGCATTACGCCGGCTCAATGCCTCCATGGCTGGCACCTGAACATGTTCGAATTCTGCCGATAAGCGATAAAACGGCTGATTACGCTGACAAGATACGCCAACAGCTTAAAGATGCCGGAATTCGTTCTTCTGTTGACAAGTCGCCTGATAAAATCGGGATTAAAATCGCCAAAGGCCACGCTGAAAAGCCGCCTTATATGCTTGTTGTCGGCCCCAAAGAGGCCCAGGAAAATGCGGTCAATGTCCGGATACGCGGCGTAAAAGAAAATAAAACTATTCCAGTATCGCAATTTATCGCTATACTTAGAGATAAAATAGATTCAAGGTCGCTGGAAACCGATTTCAGCATTTAA
- a CDS encoding HAD family hydrolase — translation MAIRGIIFDLDGTLVDTIGDLTVSLNHALITNGFDGITVERTREIVGNGVRRLCSEAAKSSRIEQVEAVLAVMRAHYAENYKNVTQIYDGITELLNELTGRNVFLSVLTNKVEDVSRDIMKHYFSSWEFYPVYGAVDGRELKPDPEMLHKIMEMRGLSASEVLYAGDSEVDIQTARNAGVKSVAVSWGFRPRAELAELEPDFLVDKPREILELLDK, via the coding sequence ATGGCGATCCGCGGAATAATATTCGACCTTGACGGTACGCTTGTTGATACGATTGGCGACTTGACGGTGTCGCTCAACCATGCGCTCATCACCAACGGCTTCGATGGTATTACCGTAGAGCGTACACGTGAGATTGTCGGCAATGGTGTCAGGCGGCTTTGCAGCGAGGCGGCCAAAAGCAGCCGGATTGAACAGGTAGAGGCTGTACTGGCAGTCATGCGGGCTCATTATGCGGAGAATTACAAAAACGTTACTCAAATTTATGACGGCATAACAGAATTGCTGAATGAGTTGACCGGCAGGAATGTTTTTCTTTCTGTTCTGACGAATAAAGTTGAAGATGTCTCTCGGGATATTATGAAACATTACTTCAGCAGTTGGGAATTCTATCCGGTCTATGGTGCCGTAGATGGCAGAGAGCTCAAACCTGACCCTGAGATGCTGCATAAGATTATGGAAATGCGAGGCTTATCTGCCAGCGAAGTGTTGTATGCCGGAGACAGCGAAGTTGATATCCAGACAGCCCGAAACGCCGGTGTAAAGTCTGTAGCTGTAAGCTGGGGATTTCGCCCCAGGGCAGAGCTGGCAGAACTTGAGCCGGATTTTTTGGTAGATAAACCCCGTGAAATATTAGAGTTACTTGACAAATAA